In Setaria italica strain Yugu1 chromosome IX, Setaria_italica_v2.0, whole genome shotgun sequence, the genomic stretch TGCAGCCATTTcgttggccggccggccgggcgcgtCACGTCCCATCCGGCGTCGCCCTAATCACCGTCGCGCTCATCCGCGACATCCCCGCTGCTGCTGTTACATGCTCCGgctctaccaccaccaccaccaccaccgactCGACTGACTAGTCACCAACTGCACCGTCAAATCGCCGGTGAAAGCGGCCGGGCTTTGTCCTCCCGGAAGCCCCGAGTAGGCCGCCCTGTCGCGCACTGTTGGGCTGTCGTGGCGATCCACGGCCGGCGCCGGACAGGATCGCATGCCCGAGTGGCCCGCGCCGCTGCCCCCCTTTTAACCGCCCGCCACCCACCCAAGAGGCCGGCCGCGAGCAACACCGcgatccaccaccaccacacaggGCAAGCGCTGTGCAGCAGAGGGGGTGAACGGTGAAACGAGCGAGGCGCGGTGCCCCCAAACATGGGGGCCTCTACAACGTAGGAGCCTTGCTAGTTTTGCTGTCGCTGCTACCCCCCGGGGGCAATGATTTTTGGCCTTCCCTCCCCGTGCCGTCTCCTCGGCGGCATGGGGCGGTACCAAGTAATGCACTGCTCATGTCCGATCGGTGACCAGGAACGTCGCCACGCATGTGCAGCCAGCAGTACGTACAGGAGTAGTAtctgtctctctctctgaaCGTGAAAGATACCGAATACAAATAGGAGCGCCGGTATTTGTTCAGGATGCCCTGCGTGTAGGATTTTATGGTAACGTGGTTAGCCTCCTGGCATCCACGGTTATATAGCTAGGAAAAGTCCCTAACGTGGCGTATACAAGATGGAGTTCTGTTACAAGACTTGAGATACAAGTTGACAAAGAATCTATCTCTAGGACTTATCTTTAGATACTCTAGAACTCGTATTTAAATACGCATATAAGGTATCTATATGTCTAACAGCCTCCCTCAATCTAACTTGTCTTGATCTTCCAGTTTAGATTGTCTGAAATCCTCAAATGTTCGTGTAGCCAAAGCTTTGGTAAATCCATCGGCGAGCTAATCCTTGGATGGTATAAACCGTACCTGCAACAATTTCTGTACAACTCTCTCTTTCACAAAGTGAAAATCAATTTCAATATGTTTAGCTCTTGCATGGAAGACAGGATTCGCAGAAAGATAAGTAGCTCCTAAGTTGTCATACCAAagtgttgacaccaaaacttggtgcagtaaaatgtgttgacgcaaaatcctggcggtggtggaccctgcatcagcacatgaggacctgggagatctgcttaactccagtgcagaatccaaatcggcgcgcgtggtgtgcgcgagCGTGCCATTCAGTTTCACCATTCAaatgacaaggagatgatagtcgttgtgaagttcgaggcaaccggccgatcaggccgatataatcttggcacagtagcgataatggtgcaacaaaataaatcatgacaaatatatcggctgtgCAGCcaattccagtaccttgatgaatgtaaGTGaatcatcggccatccagccgatttaatataatttacaataaccatcagccagacggccgatagaaaacaggatgctgttgagttgttgctccaccatagctagagccacaagccgatgagatctaaactaacatctccaccaatatttctaggtgaaaccacagcgatgcgctcggtagttgcagtctagaaatatttagcaggacgttaatctgaaccccactAGCCAgtgaatccaatcataacggAACTTACTTCCAataacactcgaaggatggccaagattaagatgcaacaagctattaaatgatctatcgtctatgatgaaccgatctaaacctaattaaagcaaactgaacgtCAAGAtaaaagaacagataaatatcagccgatgcaagcttaatcaaggtgggataactggtgaataccgtagatcgagacagaagcgatgcgccgtaagtcgaagatccaagatactcgatcactggtagatgaaactagacgaaaccacaacgatgcgcccggtggttaaagcctagaacatcTGGTGACGAAACTTGGAGCTcaccggagatcgaggtcgatgcagcccagcttgctagaaggaactcatcgagaaactacattactcctactcctagggcaaatGGCGTGAAGCTGAaaagtaaaggtaaatatgtttgtttattgatcgtgtgataaAAATTATAATGGTcaggaccctttatatttatatggcggatggcctttgacgcaccacgtacaaggcaagtcatgtacacaatcttttctaatcaaaactctatctgactaatccaactctatctctaatcaagcttgtcctgaccaactctatctccagaatattttattcaattctTACCGCGTGcgttgatttccttttcttgctttttctttcttcagccttatttaggagatttcattatttttttcatcatcggccgataccttcctttcagagcacgtttctaaattttggtgttaacacaggccccccccgtttcgaagtatgaaggcttcatgttccgaaactaattatagaagttcGATAGTTCGGTGTCAACACaagccccccagtttcggagtatgaaggcttcatgttccgaaactgaTCATAGAAGTCTGATGATTCGGTttctttagagccaatgacgtCTGGTTGCAAATTCAAAGCAccatcgactcctcttgaaatcatgactcctcttgaaatataaagaactccATCAGCTTGATGTCTTGATGCCATTCTGAGCCGATGAATCCGCTGGCAATGGAAACAAAAGATCAAGTATGTTGACACCAAAATTTGGTGCAGTAACTAGCAAGCTTTTGTTATCAACACAGGCCCCCTAATTTCAGAGTATGAATAttttcatgcttcgaaattaatatccgatatattctataagcagccgatactattctgcttgaaccaatcagccgatgaaaCCTTTGCTTGAacgatgcaattttttttattaaccaagcaatcagccgatgtttttttttgccaagcagtcaatcggccgatgctcACTCAAATATCTAGCAGTCAATACTAAAGACTTCAACCGATACTCTCTCCCATACGCAATCCATCGATCGACGCTTTCCCAGTTGGCTTCTCAGTCTGACCAATCGGCTTTTGTCAATTGTTTAAGCAGCCAATATTTTTTTCCCATACATAGTGCATCAACCGATGCTTGCTCAATCGGCTTCTCAACCAGCCGATGCTTCTGTCTATTGGCTTATTTgccataaatcggccgattctattttgccataaatcaGCTGATGCTACTTTGtcataaatcggccgattctattttgccataaatcaGCCGAAACTACTTTGCAACAAATCATGTCCATCCTTCTTTACCTCGAACCTGAGAAAGAAATTTACCTCACCTAAATCCTTCATTGCAAAATCATATTTCAAATCCTGCAATAATGCTGCTATGGCTTCTTGTGATGATCATGTCACtataatgtcatcaacatatataaGTATGAAGATAATTACATGATTCTTCTGATATATAAACAAAGATGTATCTGATTTTGATGATCTAAAGCCAATACTATATAACTTGGAGCTTAGCCGAGAGTACCATGCTCTTGGTGCTTTCTTTAACCCATAAATTGCTTTGTCAAGCTTGCAAACGAAATGTGGCTTGTCAACGTCTTCAAAACTAGGAGGTTGTTTCATGTATACCTCTTCTTCCATAACACCATATAAGAATGCATTTTGTACATCTAATTGCCTAAGAACCCATCCTCTTGACACATCAATGGATAGAACCACTCTAATAGTAGCAATTTTAACAACTGGACTGAAAGTGTCTTCATAGTCTATGCCATACCTTTGCTTGAACCCCTTAGCAAATAGCCTTGATTTGGATCTGCCTGTGGATCCATTTGACTTCTTCTTGATTTTATAGACCCACTTACAATCAATTAGGTTTTATCCTTTCCTTGCTGGAACAAGATGCCAAGTTTTGTTTTTGATAAGGGCTGAGAATTCATCTACCATAGCCTGCTTCCAATTTTGGTTTTCAAGAGCTTCCTGTAGATGCGCAGGTTCTCCTGTTTCACACAAGTATCCAAAACGAACAATGCTATCACGGAACTGCTTAGGTTTAAAAATACCAGCCTGACTTTGGGTGCaaggttgttgttgttcttggtATGCTGGAGAGAGAGGAATATCCATCACAGGGTGCGGCACTGCAGCTGTTGGAGAAGCCGTAGGCGCACCTGGCGCAGAAGATCCTGACATCATCGATCGAGGAGGATTTTCCTTGGAGTCCCCTTGGTGCTACAAACTGCGTGAAGTGGTCGGGTGGCCACGCGTCGACGCGTCGTTGGGCACCAGCAAATCTATCAGGGCTGACACACGCGTAGGAGAGCCAcacggcgacggcagcggctcCTATCTCCCTGCCGACAAATCCTCCTCAGGTGCAGCTTCGCCTGACGCAGGGGAATCCACCCCGGATTCTGTGCCTGGCTCATCGTTTAGCCGAGAAGGGAAAGAGGCAGCACTGGGCATGCGATAGTGCTCAGTTTGCCCTGGTTGTTGATCCAAACGTGAGTTTGTTGCTGTATCTTAGCCTCCCTGAATCTGTGAATCATCCAAAACACTAGAGAGGCGATTAGTAACAATTGGATGACTATAGTTTGCCCCTTGTTGGTTGAGATTTTGAAGATGTTCAGGTAGGAGAAGGATGTCTTTTCTAAGAATGGTGCCGGCATTGGGATGCAGGCTGGCAAAGGGGAAGACAGATTCGTAAAAAACGACGTCCCTCGAGATATAGATGTGCCCTGTGGATATGTCTAGACACTTAAAGCCTTTGTGTAAAGTGTTGTACACAAGGAAGGCACACTTGAGAGATCGAAAAGAGAGCTTTCTTGAGTTATATGGCCGTAAATTTGGCCAGCAAACGCACCAAAAAATGCGTAGAGAGTTGTAGTCTGGTTTGTTGTGGAGAAGGAGCTCGGTGGGAGTTTGAAAATCAATAACTTTACTTGGCAGGAGATTGATGAGATAAGTGGTAGCTAGAAAGGcctcatcccaaaattttaGAGGCATGGAAGTGTTAGCAAGAAGCGCTAGGCCGACTTCTACAATGTGTCGATGCTTTCTCTTAGCGGATCTTTTTTGTGATGAGCATGGGACAAGAGACTAGATGAGATATGACTATCTTatgaaaaaaagaatttagCTTTTCATACTCGCCTCCCCAATCGATTTGCATTGCAACTATCTTTCTTCCAAATTTTATCTCAACTAGATTCTAGAAATTTTGGAAGACTTGAAAAACATCAGATTTTTGCTTGATAAGATAAATCCATGTGTATTTGCTATAGTCATCAACAAAACTAACATAATAAGAATATCTTCTAATAGAGATTGGAGCAGACCTCCAAACATTAGAGAAAATAAGCTCAAGAGGGACAGTAGATATACTGTTGGATTTACTATAAGGTAACTGATGACTCTTAGCTCTTTGGCACGAATCACAAACCAACTCACTGTTTTTATCACTAGAACTAGCTAAACCATTATTCTTAAGAACCCGCTTGACAATGGGAAAAGCAGGGTGACCTAAACAGTTATGACACCTTGATGTAATAGCTTATCTTATTGACTCCAAGAACTTGCTTGTAAAGACTTGCACTGCACAGATATAGGGGATATAGGCCTCCTTGGCATCTACTGCGATGAAGGGTTTTCCTCGTGGCCTGATTCTTGATAACAAAGAAGTTTGGATGAAACTCAAGATAGGTCTTATTATCAGAGGTTAAGTGATGAACAGAAACGAGATTTTTATGGGCACTAGGAACATGGAGGACATTATTTAGCAGAATATCTTGAGAAGGGATTTTTAAAACTGCATGACCAATGTCATTGCCATACCTGTGACGCTTGCTGTGTGCACTTGATCATGTCCGTTATACTTGCTGGACATGGTCATCTTCTCCAGGCTGCTTGTGATGTGATCTGAGGCACCGCTGTTAGCATACCACTTGGTGTCGATCTCATACACTATTGCAGGCGCTTTGCTGTTTTGATCGTCATCATATTAGTACCAGCACTCCAGAGCTTCATGGCCAACCTTCATGCAAATCTGACACTGCGGCTTCTTGGTGTTCTGCTGCTGTTGCTTGGGGCGCCAAAGGAATTGTTGCCACGGCCTTCAGTGCcgcaaccaccaccaccgcgcccaTGCCCGTGGTTGTCACCACCACATTCATGGTAGCTTCCACGATCTCGTGATGCAGAGttggttgaggaggaggagccgccgtTGTTGTAGTTCTCATACAACAGCTCCAAGCGAGTCTCATACGTCACAAGTTGTGCGTAGAGCTAGTTCAGAGAAATAGGGTCCATGCGGCTCATGACTGATGTCACGATGGTGTTGTACTCATAGTCGAGGCCGAGCAGAACAACGGAGATCAGCTATTCATCTCCAATGGGCTTACCAATGGCGGCAAGTTCATCAGCAAACACCTTCATCTTGGCGTAGTAGACGGCAATAGACATATTACCCTTCTTCAGAGTAGACAATTGCAGCTGGAGATTTGTTGACCTTGCACGTGACTGCGTGGAGCACATGGTCTCCAGCGCTGTCCATGCTTCTGCAGCTGTGGTGACCGTGGCCACCGAAGCCAACACGTCCTTGGTGAGGGAGTTGACGATGtagctgaggagctgctgatcTTGTACCTGCCACACCTCATATGCAGGAATCAAGACCTCCTCTTTGCTTTTGTCGGCCTTCTCGACGCTCATGGTCTTTGCCGACGCCTTGGAAGAACCGTCTAGGATGCCTGTGAGTTTGGCACCCATGATGGCTGGAAGGATTTGTGCCTTCCATAGCAGGAAGTTGTCACGGGACAGCTTCTCAGAGATGGCCGGGCCAAGCATCGCCGACGAGTTGGACAATGAAGCCATAGATGGGTTTTGGGCGTAGATTTATTTGGGAAGAAGTTAGGTTCTGATTACCGTGTAGGATTTTAGGGTAACGTGGTTAGCCTCCCGGCATCCACGGTTACATGTTTATATAGCTAGAAAAAGCTCCTAATGTGGCGTATACAAGATGGAGTTTTGTTATAAGAGTTGAGATACAAGTGACAAAGAATCTATCTCTAGATACTCTGGAACTCCTATTTGAATACGTGTATACAAGATATCTATATCTCTAGCACTGTGCCGTGCACGACACGAACGCACggtctttttctccttctctctcatgTACTGtgggaggaaaaaaagaagcgACACCGAAGGGGCAAGCCCTGTCAGTACGTCAAGGTTAGGAAGGTTAGGAGCTGGACTGCAGGCTGAGCCTTCGCTTTTCTACAGACCGGGGAGTTACTCATGCACGGCCGTGTACGAGGGGGGTGCTATCACAGGCCTGTGCTCCGCAAGGGAGGCACGCTTTTCGCCGTCCGCAACTGCCCGGCAAACAAACGTCAATGCCAAGCACCGGCTCCGGCTCGCGCATGTCTTGATCAGTCACCTGCTCGTTCAATTCGATTGCCGTTTGGGGTCCCATCAGGCTTGACCTTTGCAAAAACAAATTATTACCACAATTCTGTAGTAATTTACTCTTCGGAAAATGGCATGATATCATACTCTTCTCCCTGATCCACTCAAACAAAAACCCCACAAAGGTCACACCTGACCTGACATCTCTCTTAACAAGACATAACCACCGACCGATTGATCAGTGCATAGTAAGTCTGAAGCCAAAAGAGCAGAACCTGGAAGGTAGCTGCCCATGGCGTCCTCTTTTTCCACATGAAACCCCTCTGCCCAAGCCTCGCGCACTCGCCCTGCCTCTCGGCATCAGCCGCACTGTTCACGCAGCGCCAGCTTCGGTCGCTTGGTATAATAGTGGCCACCCGTTCGTTCGTTGTCACTGCTACGTTGCCGCTCTACGTCTCTCTCAAGAGCTTTGCTTTCTCCCTGCCTGCTGCACCAGTACGCTTTCAACTGTTCCTGCCGGAGCCTTGATATCCTGTCTGGGAGGACGCTAGAGATGGATCCGCCACCGGCGCCATTCGCCTCCAgcccgccgccctcgccgtcgtcgtcgtcgaacgCGAGCATCACCATGGTGATCATCACCGTCGTGGGCATCTTCGCGGCGTTCGCGCTCCTCGCGAGCTACTACGCGTTCGTGACCAAGTGCGGCCTGCTGCGCGCGCTCTGGTCGCGCCACCCGCCGTGGCGCTGGCGcgcgcggggaggcggcggccgggagccgTCCGTCATCCGCGCCGCGGCGAGCGACGACCGCCGGGGCCTCGGCCTGCCGCTCATCCGCATGCTACCGGTCGTCAAGTTCACGGCGGCGGCCTGCGGAGACGCCGGAGGATGCAGCATGGCGCCGAGGATATCCGTGTCGGAGTGCGCCGTGTGCCTGAGCGAGTTCGTGGAGCGGGAGCGCGTCCGGCTGCTGCCCAACTGCTCCCACGCCTTCCACATCGACTGCATCGACACGTGGCTGCAGGGCAGCGCCCGCTGTCCCTTCTGCCGGAGCGACGTCACGCTGCCGGCCGCAGCGCGGTTTCCGGCGAGCTgcgttccggcggcggcgacgacggtcCCCAGCCGTCGGGACACCGAGCTCCCCTGCGACAGCATTGTGATCGAGGTGAGAGGGGAACACGAGAGATGGTTCGGTCACCGCGGCGCAGGCACTCCGGCCGGCGGCAGAAGGCCGCGGCACCAGAAGCAGCTGCGCAAGTCGGAGAGCGTCGGCGACGAGGCCATCGACACGAGGAAAACGGGCGAGGAGTTCGCGGTGCAGCCCTTGCGGCGGTCCCTGTCCCTCGACTCCTGCTGCGACGACAAGCACCTCTACGTGTCCGTCCAggagctccgcgccgccacTCAGAGGCAAGCGTTCGATCCGCCCGTGCATTCATGATGATCCATGCTGGACGCCACCATAGCTGTGCAGAATAGCCTGGCTGTTAGTAGATGATGGTTGCCatcaattcttttttcttttctaatttAGAGGTTATATTAGCAGCAGTAACTAACTGCAAAAACATTTTACGCGGCTTTTTGTGCCCGGCACGACATGCATCctgcctgctgcctgctgcgCCCCATGGTTCTCGCTGCAGCGAGTCTCTTTCTTCCTTGTTTTCTGGTTTCCAGGGACAGATTGCAGGTCTCTTTCGGATCGGCCATGCTCACGCAGTTTTGGTTGGCCGTAGGTGATCGAACCGAGCCCGCGAAGTTCAGCATTTTCCTCGGGACCGTTGCCTTTGAGAATCCGGTTTTTAACCGTGTTTCTGTTTCATGATAGCATCGCACGTCCTGGTCGGAGGtgagcccggccggccggccggccgccagcTCCTCATCTGTTTAGTTTTTCTCATCAGTCATCAGCGCTGCCGTTCGATCTGGTGACCAACGCACGGCCAAGCAATTAAGCGGATTGGTCATTTCCGGGGTGAAAAGCGAGCTCGATCGATCGCAAGGCGctgggggcctcgccacgcctAGGACACGAGCGAGGGCTCGCTGGGAGCCGTAGGCCAGCGCGGCGAGCATGCAAGTGTCGCGGCAGCCTGCGCGTGCGCGCGGCCAAGGGCCACGGCAGCTTTCCATCTGGATCATACGGCCACAGCTAGACGGGCCGCGCGGCCGGGGCTCCTCGTCTAGCGGCAGGTGCTAGCTACAAAGGAATAGACGGGGTCGTAGCCAGCCAGCCATCACCCATCAGCGCGCGCTGGCGGCCGACTGCTGggggcggccgcggccaccgGCCATGTGCGCGCTTCGCTTTGCGGCTACGCCGAAATGGACGTGCCCTTGAAGCGAAAACCCGCTCGGCCCTCGGCACGGCACCCCATCAGCCGCGCGCTACCGTGTTTCAGCGACGCTCCGTGTCCGCGTGCGCCAAGGCATGGCAGCTCGGCCGCCTGGTCCCGGgctcccggccggccgccctgccgctgccggccccCCCAGTGAATTTGATGGCGACGACGACATACCAAAGAACTCATGTGATGCATGCGTACGCACGTCTCTCGATTccgcatctctctctctctctctctctctctctctctctctctctctctctctctctctctctctcatgtgaTCCCGGCTTTAACCTGCTGAAGTCGTCCCATTCCGTTGCTTTTAGCTGATGATGGTCGAATCGCGATTGAATAGGTTGAGCTGAAAGTTTTTACAAGTGATGTAGAACCGACAGGGTACGGCACGGAGTCCTTCCGCTGCGTGGGTAGATTTGGTTAGCTGGTCCGGCGCACACACACGGCCAATCATTTAGATCCGGGCGGGGGTGGGCTGGCTAACGGAGGGTGGGATGTCAACGTTGGTGTGTGCTTTCGGGTGCGGCGGCATCGATCGATCACCAGCGATGTTCCCAGGGGACCAGGGGCCTGGGCGGGGAACTAGCTAACCAACCCCAACCCGGAATAATTATGCAAATCCGCAGGAGTAACAAGGCTAGCTAGCTTTGCTGTGTGCAGCCCGGCGGCACGGGAAAGGTAGGAGGCTTCTCTGCACGCTTGGGCGCTCCGCTTCGTCCGATCGATCAGGACCACTGCCTAATCCAACTATCCAAGCGGTTGCGTTTGCGTGGTTGGTGAAGGATTTGCATATGCTCGTGCGGCTACAAGCCTAGCCATAGGCTTTCTTCTCATGTTACTGCTGCCTCTCTGGATTGTCATTCCTTGGTATGGGAACACGGCACTTTCCGAGTAACAACCGGACAGCGCTCTTTTGTGAAGAACCTTGCAGGTGAATTTAACCTACAAAggacatttctttttctttttttttttgcgaggaaccTAACAAGGTTCTGTTTAGATAGTGAAGACTTTGTGTCCAAATCATTACGATTGTACTCCAACTTATCTAAATAATACTAACCAGCAACACACTCAGGAAAGTTAGGCTTGGGTAGGCTTACATGCCAAGCATGACATGGTGAGACCGACCGTCACATGCAGAACAATGGCAAACGCAGATATGATTTTGTCCGCAGCGCCGCTCACAGGACCAGTAGATTTTCTGACAAGTCGGCAACGACGAGAGGATCTTGGGAGGTTGCCACTGGGACACCCTTCATAGCTGTCCTTCCTGTAGCTTATGCATCAGCTTAGCAGAGCCTCTCATCTCAGCAATAGATTGTCGTTTGCTATCATGAAAGCTCGCAGGTACGTCTCATGGAAGAGACTTAGCCAATGGACGCGCATGGGTGGTATCGGATATGGTATGGTCTTCGACTGCAAGAATCTGCCtgcaaatactccctccgtttcaaattgtaagtcattccaagaatcttgaagagtcaaagtatctcaagtttgatcaaatttatatgatactATAATAACATTTacgatgtcaactaagtatcattagattctttatcaattatattttcatagtatatctatttgatgtcataaatttttatatttttctttataattttgatcaaacttgagatgctttgactctccaagattcttggaatgacttacaatttgggacggaggaagtaaaCGATATTGACCACTAGCGACGACGAGGGCTGCTTCCGCGTTGGCCACTGCTGGTAGGCTGGTAGCCGTTATCTAGCACAGTAGCACACCCTCACTACTCAAATGGTGCAAAGCAAGGACAATCAAACTACTGGTACTAATTGGTGGCTACCACCCAGTTCCACCAGTGACATTTACTAGCAGACAAGCACCTGGATGGTACGCAACTGCTGTTCACAATAACATGGTAAGTAAAGGGTTTCACTAGGTCTATAAAGGTCGCCAAAAGATATTATTGTCGTGACAGTTCAACAGAGATATTGTAACAGGCTTGGAATGTTCTACCCTATTGAGATGACAGTTTCTTTTTTTATACTGATAGAGATGACAGATTGAATCTTTAATCTGAGGCTCAACTTTGAACAAAATATATGAAGATGCCAAGGCTGAAATTTGGTTTTTGAACGGCACTGAGATTACGGACTGGGCTAACAAACGAGGCAAAAGGGAACAAATACATAACGACCTCACTCCACTTAAGGGTCTGACAATAGCAACTGTATGTGACCACGGAAAAGAGAACTAGCACTCAGTCAGCGTGTCAGAAACAATCAAACAGATCTCTTACCCCAAGGCCATAAAAGTAGTATTCCTGAGCACCTTAGTGCAATACTGAAATGTAGCAGAGACAGTGGAGACATTTGTACACCTTAGAGAGAGTCACGGCCACACTCTAATACTCCAG encodes the following:
- the LOC101753805 gene encoding RING-H2 finger protein ATL1, which produces MDPPPAPFASSPPPSPSSSSNASITMVIITVVGIFAAFALLASYYAFVTKCGLLRALWSRHPPWRWRARGGGGREPSVIRAAASDDRRGLGLPLIRMLPVVKFTAAACGDAGGCSMAPRISVSECAVCLSEFVERERVRLLPNCSHAFHIDCIDTWLQGSARCPFCRSDVTLPAAARFPASCVPAAATTVPSRRDTELPCDSIVIEVRGEHERWFGHRGAGTPAGGRRPRHQKQLRKSESVGDEAIDTRKTGEEFAVQPLRRSLSLDSCCDDKHLYVSVQELRAATQRQAFDPPVHS